The following are from one region of the Cystobacter fuscus DSM 2262 genome:
- a CDS encoding histidine kinase dimerization/phospho-acceptor domain-containing protein, producing the protein MPIPLDVLDGAWSGQEVGRGVGASGVERLLSAIAEQALHHGARAGLNALVEAAVGLTGTSGAALHEQELRIALRGQEPPESARAHPWQRFHEGRAVLVLGEPCRDPLLRQHLSRLTVLGDALLASLAREDAGRAEQKRLRQERLRLVEQLAARERAWSRAAHDLRTPLLVLQGYVEMMMKGMAGELSPPMKRYLERMRQSAGDLNTRLQRRQRGDGPPAVDGRPLLSAAFGPGRPCAARLELPEEPMRVRAPRMTLGLMVRALERLLTGAGASETVMRVDLPEGAQQWRLRVQAQVVRPPLPRAQASLERLARRAEGQVSVVQEDTGLELTVLLPRLPE; encoded by the coding sequence ATGCCCATTCCTCTGGATGTGCTGGATGGTGCTTGGAGCGGGCAAGAGGTGGGTAGGGGCGTGGGCGCCTCCGGGGTGGAGCGGCTGCTGTCGGCGATCGCCGAGCAGGCGCTGCACCACGGCGCGAGAGCGGGCTTGAACGCCCTCGTGGAGGCGGCCGTTGGCCTCACGGGGACGAGCGGGGCCGCCTTGCATGAACAGGAGCTGCGGATCGCGCTGCGCGGCCAGGAGCCTCCTGAGTCGGCCCGGGCCCATCCCTGGCAGCGCTTCCACGAGGGGCGCGCGGTGCTGGTGCTCGGCGAGCCCTGCCGGGATCCGCTCCTGCGCCAGCACCTCTCTCGGTTGACGGTACTGGGCGACGCGCTGCTGGCGTCCCTGGCGCGCGAGGACGCGGGCCGGGCCGAGCAGAAGAGGCTGCGCCAGGAGCGGCTGCGGCTCGTGGAGCAGCTCGCCGCGCGGGAGCGCGCCTGGTCCCGGGCGGCCCATGACTTGAGGACGCCCCTGCTCGTGCTCCAGGGCTACGTGGAGATGATGATGAAGGGCATGGCCGGGGAGCTCAGCCCGCCCATGAAGCGCTACCTGGAGCGCATGCGCCAGTCGGCGGGAGATCTCAACACCCGGCTCCAGCGGCGGCAGCGGGGCGATGGACCTCCCGCGGTCGATGGACGGCCCCTGTTGAGCGCGGCCTTCGGTCCCGGACGGCCGTGCGCCGCGCGGCTGGAGCTGCCCGAGGAGCCCATGCGCGTGCGGGCTCCCCGGATGACCCTGGGGTTGATGGTACGGGCCCTGGAGCGGCTGCTGACGGGCGCGGGCGCCTCGGAGACGGTGATGCGGGTGGACCTGCCGGAGGGGGCACAGCAATGGCGGCTGCGCGTCCAGGCCCAGGTCGTCCGTCCTCCCCTTCCCCGCGCCCAGGCCTCGCTGGAGCGGCTCGCGCGTCGGGCGGAGGGTCAGGTCTCGGTGGTTCAGGAGGACACGGGGCTCGAGCTGACCGTCCTGCTGCCGCGCCTGCCGGAGTGA
- a CDS encoding DedA family protein codes for MEEQIALWIAGFSYPAVFLLLVLCGVGAPLSEELVVLTGGLVVARSGASFPIMVLAAYLGILAGDSALYRIGYALGPRVFTHPRLARMLPPARVTLLQEMYMRRGPLAVWLARFLPGLRAPAYLLAGATRLPYRQFVLADGSAAWIPALGMTWLGVRFGPRVLADVQGGLRWLLALVFAVGVAVLVRRWWKQRAALRASRILGAAPEGKA; via the coding sequence GTGGAAGAGCAGATCGCCCTGTGGATCGCTGGTTTCTCGTATCCCGCCGTCTTCCTGCTGCTCGTGCTGTGCGGGGTGGGTGCGCCCCTGAGCGAGGAGCTGGTCGTCCTCACCGGAGGGCTGGTGGTCGCGCGCAGCGGCGCGAGCTTTCCCATCATGGTGCTCGCCGCCTACCTGGGCATTCTCGCCGGAGACAGCGCGCTGTACCGGATCGGCTACGCGCTCGGCCCTCGGGTCTTCACCCATCCGAGGTTGGCCAGGATGTTGCCGCCCGCCCGCGTCACGCTCCTGCAGGAGATGTACATGCGGCGCGGGCCCCTGGCGGTGTGGCTCGCGCGCTTCCTGCCGGGACTGCGCGCTCCGGCCTACCTGCTCGCGGGCGCCACGCGGCTGCCCTACCGCCAGTTCGTGCTGGCCGATGGTTCCGCCGCCTGGATTCCGGCCCTGGGCATGACCTGGCTGGGTGTGCGCTTCGGTCCCCGGGTGCTCGCGGACGTGCAGGGCGGGCTGCGCTGGCTGCTCGCTCTCGTGTTCGCCGTGGGCGTGGCCGTGCTCGTGCGCCGCTGGTGGAAGCAGCGCGCCGCGCTTCGGGCCTCGCGCATCCTCGGTGCTGCTCCCGAGGGGAAGGCCTGA
- a CDS encoding EcsC family protein, which yields MKEAEDQSQGQKLLSAVERIISDTDSLIALAEEYLGQARKKKLASEAETREAAAAAVVSYFSTRAAISGGLAAAPALIPGVGSLAAVLGGTLADMGFLLKYEVEMALVLSHLHGFDIRKEEERQLAFLLASVGTYDAKSGRNAFLDMAQVEGIALWKYAPHEVSKMLVSVMTRIALLQLSKSLVRALPLVGIAVGSSMNKVLTSRVGDRCIQELRTRRELTGQPSGENEDDVVDATVRESAEEKPKRRASGGRKS from the coding sequence ATGAAAGAGGCAGAGGATCAAAGCCAGGGGCAGAAGCTCCTCTCGGCCGTCGAACGCATCATCTCCGACACGGACAGCCTGATCGCACTGGCCGAGGAGTACCTGGGACAGGCGCGCAAGAAGAAGCTCGCGAGCGAGGCCGAAACGCGTGAGGCCGCCGCGGCCGCGGTGGTGAGCTACTTCTCCACCCGTGCCGCCATCTCCGGGGGACTGGCCGCGGCGCCCGCCCTGATTCCGGGCGTGGGCAGTCTGGCCGCGGTCCTCGGCGGAACCCTCGCGGACATGGGCTTTCTCCTCAAGTACGAGGTGGAGATGGCGTTGGTGCTCAGCCATCTCCACGGCTTCGACATCCGGAAGGAGGAGGAGCGGCAACTGGCCTTCCTCCTCGCCTCGGTGGGCACCTACGACGCCAAGAGCGGCCGCAACGCCTTCCTGGACATGGCCCAGGTCGAGGGCATCGCCCTCTGGAAGTATGCCCCGCACGAGGTCTCCAAGATGTTGGTGAGCGTGATGACCCGGATCGCGCTCCTCCAACTCTCCAAGAGTCTGGTGCGTGCCCTGCCCCTGGTGGGCATCGCGGTGGGCTCGTCGATGAACAAGGTCCTCACCTCCCGCGTCGGAGATCGCTGCATCCAAGAACTCAGGACGCGCCGCGAACTCACCGGACAACCGTCCGGAGAAAACGAAGACGACGTGGTGGATGCCACGGTGCGTGAATCGGCGGAGGAAAAGCCCAAGCGGCGCGCCTCCGGTGGGAGGAAGTCATGA
- a CDS encoding M48 family metallopeptidase produces the protein MKHESHAELAAALWPDKKDVPVKLLTCRHCGRRNRVQVPKAVLEPSRCECGACGQALFLTPEEPLTRISSSAYEHSLDRSTLAALKALPGFPALVRWLMSNLGERSLRLECLSSTVMCGEAQFPELVKLLEEARHGLDFPSQPTLFLSESPHANAVTFGTEEPAVIVYAGLLDHLDDTEVKSVLGHELGHLHAEHGLYRTVALVLAGGSGLLGTVGQWLSFPLQKALYKWMRCSELTADRAGLLACRDLSASLGVLMKLAGGHRPGTRQRTKMKLAPFVQQARTLAKQEESSWFDGLLAMLLTMNQSHPFIAWRVMHLLEWVEHGNYLDILSGHYERAKNPVAA, from the coding sequence ATGAAGCACGAGTCCCATGCCGAGCTGGCGGCGGCCCTCTGGCCAGACAAGAAGGATGTCCCCGTCAAGTTGCTGACGTGCCGTCACTGCGGACGGCGCAACCGTGTCCAGGTGCCCAAGGCCGTGCTCGAGCCTTCGCGCTGCGAATGCGGGGCGTGCGGGCAGGCGCTGTTCCTCACCCCCGAGGAACCGCTCACCCGCATCAGCTCGAGTGCCTATGAGCACTCACTGGATCGCTCGACGCTGGCGGCGCTCAAGGCGCTGCCGGGCTTCCCCGCCCTGGTGCGCTGGCTGATGTCCAACCTGGGCGAGCGCAGCCTGCGGCTGGAGTGCCTGTCGTCCACCGTCATGTGCGGAGAAGCACAATTCCCGGAGCTGGTGAAACTCCTCGAGGAGGCTCGCCATGGCCTGGACTTCCCCAGCCAGCCGACGCTGTTCCTCTCCGAGTCCCCCCATGCCAACGCGGTCACCTTCGGCACGGAGGAGCCCGCCGTCATCGTGTACGCGGGCCTGCTCGATCACCTGGACGACACCGAGGTGAAGTCCGTGCTGGGACATGAGCTGGGCCATCTGCACGCGGAGCACGGCCTCTACCGGACGGTGGCCCTGGTGCTGGCGGGTGGCAGTGGCCTGCTGGGCACCGTGGGACAGTGGCTGAGCTTTCCGTTGCAGAAGGCACTCTACAAATGGATGCGCTGCTCCGAGTTGACCGCGGACCGCGCGGGCCTGCTCGCCTGCCGTGACCTGAGCGCCTCCCTGGGCGTGCTGATGAAGCTGGCGGGAGGCCACCGGCCCGGCACCCGCCAGCGCACGAAGATGAAGCTGGCGCCCTTCGTCCAGCAGGCGCGCACGCTCGCGAAGCAGGAGGAGTCGAGCTGGTTCGACGGCCTGCTGGCGATGCTCCTCACGATGAACCAGAGCCACCCCTTCATCGCCTGGCGGGTGATGCACCTGCTGGAGTGGGTGGAACACGGCAACTATCTGGACATCCTGTCCGGCCACTATGAGCGCGCCAAGAATCCCGTCGCGGCCTGA
- a CDS encoding CHASE3 domain-containing protein: MRRKLPLQPAGLALVASLLLALLLWASNRSWQSLIEAEAWVKHTQDIQLATERLQSILVDAETGQRGFLVTGDESYLAPYQEALGRYQEVLAEVRQLAAYSPAQQQRVERLEPLVETKMEELASTIQLRRQEGGEEAALAIVRTDLGKRTMDEVRGVFQEVNQEEQHLLTVLAAQAQHRGHELRLFIFSICVTLALVGGSAWAGYRRQALAEAALRESEESYRQLTENSPDIVTRYDPRRRLIYVNAATCHAMGHGPDELLGRTPHELELSSEALTLCMEALDKAFAGEDATMVVPVRDSRGERCFQTRFVPERDAHGQVVSVLTISWDVTRFARQREEERQRADFAQQIVGIVSHDLKTPLNAILLSTASLLRRELDEKTTTAVVRIHSVAERASRMIRDLLDFTQARLGRIPIDRRRVNLHELAHHAVEEVRLAHPDRSVELNLEGDGWGQWDGDRLAQVLSNLLCNALAYSPPDTPVRVEVRGSSGDPVLSIHNMGEPIPPELRSRLFEPMQRGACSNQKSSRSIGLGLFIVKHVVMAHGGHVEVESSKEAGTTFLVRMPRA; the protein is encoded by the coding sequence ATGAGACGTAAGTTGCCGCTTCAGCCGGCCGGGCTGGCCCTCGTCGCCAGCCTGCTCCTCGCACTCCTCCTCTGGGCCTCCAACCGCTCCTGGCAAAGCCTCATCGAAGCGGAAGCATGGGTGAAGCATACCCAGGACATTCAACTCGCGACGGAGCGCCTCCAAAGCATCCTCGTGGATGCCGAAACAGGCCAGCGTGGCTTTCTCGTCACGGGCGATGAGTCCTATCTCGCCCCCTACCAGGAGGCACTGGGAAGGTACCAGGAGGTCCTCGCGGAGGTGCGACAGCTGGCCGCCTACAGCCCCGCTCAACAACAGCGGGTCGAGAGGCTCGAGCCCCTGGTCGAAACGAAGATGGAGGAGCTCGCGAGCACCATCCAACTCCGGCGGCAGGAGGGGGGCGAAGAAGCGGCCCTGGCCATCGTTCGCACGGACCTGGGAAAGAGAACCATGGACGAGGTCCGCGGCGTTTTCCAGGAGGTGAACCAGGAGGAGCAACACCTTCTGACGGTGCTGGCGGCGCAGGCGCAACACCGCGGGCACGAGTTACGGCTCTTCATCTTCTCGATATGCGTCACCCTGGCCCTCGTCGGTGGCTCGGCCTGGGCGGGCTACCGTCGGCAGGCCCTGGCGGAGGCGGCGCTGCGCGAGAGTGAGGAAAGCTACCGCCAGCTCACCGAGAACAGCCCGGACATCGTCACGCGCTACGACCCGCGGCGTCGGCTCATCTATGTCAACGCGGCCACCTGCCACGCCATGGGCCATGGTCCCGACGAGCTGCTGGGTCGGACCCCTCATGAGCTGGAACTGTCTTCCGAGGCGCTGACACTCTGTATGGAGGCACTCGACAAGGCGTTCGCGGGCGAGGACGCGACGATGGTCGTCCCCGTCAGGGATTCGCGCGGAGAGCGTTGTTTTCAGACGCGCTTCGTTCCCGAGCGCGACGCACACGGCCAGGTGGTTTCCGTGCTGACCATCAGCTGGGACGTGACCCGGTTCGCGCGCCAGCGGGAGGAGGAGCGGCAGCGTGCGGACTTCGCGCAGCAGATCGTCGGCATCGTGTCCCACGACCTGAAAACCCCCCTCAACGCCATCCTCCTCTCCACGGCGTCGTTGCTGCGCCGCGAGTTGGACGAGAAGACGACGACGGCCGTCGTCCGCATCCACTCCGTCGCCGAGCGTGCCAGCCGGATGATTCGAGACCTGCTCGACTTCACGCAAGCCCGGCTGGGCCGCATACCCATCGATCGCAGGCGGGTGAACCTCCACGAGCTCGCCCACCATGCGGTGGAGGAGGTGCGGTTGGCGCATCCGGACAGGTCGGTGGAGTTGAACCTCGAGGGAGACGGGTGGGGCCAGTGGGATGGAGACCGGCTGGCCCAGGTTCTCTCCAATCTGCTGTGTAACGCGCTGGCCTACAGCCCCCCGGACACGCCGGTACGGGTGGAGGTACGAGGCAGCAGCGGCGACCCCGTACTCTCCATCCACAACATGGGCGAGCCCATTCCGCCCGAGCTGCGCTCGCGGCTCTTCGAGCCCATGCAGCGAGGGGCTTGCTCCAACCAGAAGAGCAGCCGGAGCATTGGTCTGGGGCTCTTCATCGTGAAGCACGTCGTCATGGCGCACGGCGGCCACGTCGAGGTGGAGTCCTCGAAGGAAGCAGGGACGACCTTCCTCGTGCGGATGCCTCGGGCCTGA